The following coding sequences lie in one Rutidosis leptorrhynchoides isolate AG116_Rl617_1_P2 chromosome 4, CSIRO_AGI_Rlap_v1, whole genome shotgun sequence genomic window:
- the LOC139840418 gene encoding uncharacterized protein: MEAQLKSPPLELTKRHWRRLLEYWTRDNVMEMTEKNKANMAKKKLSQLMGNFFLQEFVSLGREPTRVDMFKECYSNRSGEGEAARAFEKMKKLTEKLGDGATDAPGPDDVFATIMGTAKNGTDEMYGLGVRTNHLWDAGPSRLAVNKENAQLMSKNAKNEDENARLKALVEKNNGPGVQNDGSRVHDNGLGVQRLRVGKEVYIKSINFENVARGWLKSMDPSTIVLGTEIGHDWCDVEDVTGTSIAWPAKLIELVHDD; this comes from the exons ATGGAGGCTCAATTAAAGTCACCACCTCTAGAACTAACCAAAAGACACTGGAGAAGACTTCTTGAATATTGGACCAGAGATAATGTGATG GAGATGACCGAAAAAAACAAAGCCAATATGGCTAAAAAGAAGTTGTCACAATTGATGGGAAATTTTTTTTTGCAAGAATTC GTGAGTTTGGGAAGAGAACCAACTAGGGTGGATATGTTTAAGGAATGTTATTCAAATAGAAGTGGTGAAGGTGAAGCTGCTCGTGCCTTT GAAAAAATGAAAAAACTTACTGAGAAACTCGGTGATGGTGCAACTGATGCACCTGGACCAGATGACGTTTTTGCCACTATAATGGGTACAGCTAAAAATGGTACTGATGAAATGTATGGACTTGGTGTTCGCACCAATCATTTGTGGGATGCAGGACCTAGTCGATTAGCTGTTAACAAAGAAAATGCTCAGCTGATGTCTAAAAATGCAAAAAATGAAGATGAAAATGCAAGGTTAAAAGCCCTAGTGGAGAAGAATAATGGTCCGGGTGTTCAGAATGATGGTTCGCGTGTTCATGATAATGGTTTAGGTGTTCAACGTTTAAGA GTCGGAAAGGAAGTTTATATAAAAAGCATTAACTTCGAGAACGTAGCAAGAGGATGGTTGAAGAGCATGGATCCAAGTACGATTGTTTTGGGGACAGAAATTGGACATGATTGGTGTGACGTCGAG GACGTCACTGGTACGTCTATTGCTTGGCCTGCTAAGTTAATCGAG TTGGTACATGATGATTGA